The genome window TCACCGTCGTCATCGTCACGCACAACATGCAGCAGGCGGCCCGGGTCTCGGAGTATACTGTGTTCATGTTGATGGGCGAAATGGTCGAATACGGGCAGACGCGGCAGATGTTCACGAAGCCCGCCGACAAGCGCACCGAAGACTACATCACCGGGAGATTCGGATGACGATGAAGCGCCATTTCGACACGGACCTGGAGGACCTCCGCGGCCGGCTGCTGCGCATGGGGAGCCTGTGCGAGGAGATGGTCCACTACGCGGTCAAGGTCGTCGTCGAGCGCGACGACAGCCACGTCGCCAAGGTCCAGGACTGGGAGCGCCAGGTCAACGCGCTGCACATCGACATCGACGAGGTCTGCCTGAGGCTGATCGCCCTGCACCAGCCCGCGGCCGGCGACCTGCGCCTGATCGCGGCCGCCATCAAGATCAACTCCGACCTCGAGCGCGTCGGCGACCAGGCCGTGAACATCGCCGAGACCGGCGTCTACCTCCTCAAGGAGCCGAAGATCAAGCTCGGCGACATCCCGCGCATGGTGGAGGTCGCGGCGGGCATGCTCAAGGACTCCCTCGACGCGTTCTCCCGCGGGGACGTCGAGCTCGCGCGCGACGTGATCCGGCGCGACGACGAGGAGGACCGCCTCAAGAGCCAGACCTTCAACGAGCTCGTCACCCTCATGCAGAGCGACGCGTCGGCCATCCAGCGCGGGATGGACATCATCCTGATCGCGCGCAATCTGGAGCGCATCGCCGACCACGCCACGAACGTCGCCGAGGACGTGATCTTCATGGTCCTCGGCAAGGACATCCGGCACTCCGCCGAGAAGGTCTAAGGGAACGCCGCCCGCCACAGCGCGAGGGTCCCGTCGGCGCCGAGCAGGGCCAGGCCGACGTGGAAGCAGACGGTGAGGAAGATCCCGAGCCAGCCGAGCAGGGCGATCAGGCCGTCTTCCTCGAGCATGCCCAGCGAGAGCAGGACCGCGGGGCTGGCGCAGATCATGTTGGACAGCGGGATCGGGAACGGCAGGGCGAGCAGGGCGCCGCACAGCGCGATGCCGGCGCCGACCGCGCGCTCGTTGGCGGCCAGGGCGCGCCAGCGCGGGCGCGACACCTTTTCCGCGAGCGCGAAGAAGCGGCGCGCGGCGCCGAGCAGGAGGTGCAGGGTATTCGCCTCGAGGCGGCGCCTCGCGATCCAGTCCGGCAGATGCGGCTCCCTGCGGCCGCGGACGAGCTGGACGCCCTGGAGGGCGATGAACGCGCCGAGCACGGTCGAGAGCCCGGCCAGCGGCAGGGGTTGGAGGAAGGGCATGCACACGAAGATGATGATGAGCCCGAACCCGGCGTGGTGCATGCGGCGCGTGAGCTGGCCGAGGGTCATCGGACCGTCGATGGCGGCCTCGAGCGCGACCAGATGGCGCTCGACGGACATGAATCAGCGCGCGGCGCGGGCGTGGATCTCGTCGGCGGCCTTGCCGTCCGCCGAGAGGACCTCGACGGCGTCGCCGACCTGGAGCGCCTCGAAGGGGATCGCCTCTCCCGGCTTGCCCTCGGCCTCGCGGACGATCTTGGCCGTCTCCGGCACGGTGAACTCCCGGATGGCCTGGCGGCCGGTGCGCACGGTCAGGACGCCCTTGAGGACGTCGGTGTTCGCGACCTCTCCGCGCGCCGCTTCGGCGCCGCCGGGGGCGTCCGCCTCGGGCTTGGGCCCGGACTTGAGGTCGAGGGCGGAGAGCTCCTTCGTGTTCGGGTCGTAAAGGCCCTTGAGCACGAGCGCGCCGGCGACGGCCGCCTTCTGGAACTTCGCGGGCTTGCCGTCGAGCGTCACCTTGGTGCGCGGCGAGACCTTGAGGTCCTCGGTGCGGCCGGCCTTGTCGAGGAGCGTCAACCGCCCCTCGCGGAAGACGGGCCCGTCGGCGCTCGGCGAGATCTTGGACTGCGACTTCAGCACCTTGCCCGCGGTGCGCGCCGGCGCGGGCTTGAGCTCGGGAGCGGCGGAGGCGGACGTCGCGATGAGGACCGCGAGTCCGGCGGCCAGCCGGTTCACGCGTTGTCCTCGACGACGGCCTCCGGCGCCGCCTCTCCGGCGGGCTTGACCTTCTCCACCTGCACGCGGCCCTGGGCGTCCACCTTCACGCCGTGATGGCGCTTGAGCTCCTCGAGGATCTCCTCGGGGGAAAAGCCGTGGCTGCCGGCGCGGTTCTTGATGTCGTTGAGCAAGGTCTTCACGCGCGACGGGACGTCCTTGATGCGCTGAAGGCGGGAGGCGTAGGTCCAGGCGGCCTCGGAGAGGGTCTTGCCGCCGGCCTTGCGGGGCTCGCCGGTGTCGGGCGGCAGGACGACGGGAGCGGGCGCTAAGGCCGCCTCCGGGGGCGTCGACCGGGAGGACGAGCGCCCGCGTCCGCCGCGGGAGCGGCCGCCCCGCGCGGGAGCGGCGGCGCGTCCGCCGCGGGAGCGTCCGCCGCGGCGGCGGTTGTTCTTGGCCTTCGTCGTGCCCGCGCTCTCGTAGGTGCCGGTGCCCTCGATCTCCTTGAGCTCGGCTTCCATGTCGCGATGCGAGGTCCAGACCGTGGCCATGCGGCCCAGGCGCTGGAGCTCGGCGGTCATTGCTGTTAAAGTCGCATCATTCGTGACCATGAGAAACGGCACATGCTGGGGCAGGACGGCGTGCAGCATGCCGGCGTGCAGGCTCATGACGAAGTCGGCGGCGTTGGCGCCGCCCTTGGGCGAGGTCACGGTGCAGAAGTTGGGCAGGCGCGCGAGCGGCTTCTCGAGGTTGCGCGGCAGCAGGGCGCCGGGTCTCAGAAATACGCGGACAAGCGTATGACGCGTCACGCGGGCGTCCGGCGGGACGTGCGGGTC of Elusimicrobiota bacterium contains these proteins:
- a CDS encoding exopolysaccharide biosynthesis protein, producing MSVERHLVALEAAIDGPMTLGQLTRRMHHAGFGLIIIFVCMPFLQPLPLAGLSTVLGAFIALQGVQLVRGRREPHLPDWIARRRLEANTLHLLLGAARRFFALAEKVSRPRWRALAANERAVGAGIALCGALLALPFPIPLSNMICASPAVLLSLGMLEEDGLIALLGWLGIFLTVCFHVGLALLGADGTLALWRAAFP
- the phoU gene encoding phosphate signaling complex protein PhoU; the encoded protein is MTMKRHFDTDLEDLRGRLLRMGSLCEEMVHYAVKVVVERDDSHVAKVQDWERQVNALHIDIDEVCLRLIALHQPAAGDLRLIAAAIKINSDLERVGDQAVNIAETGVYLLKEPKIKLGDIPRMVEVAAGMLKDSLDAFSRGDVELARDVIRRDDEEDRLKSQTFNELVTLMQSDASAIQRGMDIILIARNLERIADHATNVAEDVIFMVLGKDIRHSAEKV